The Leucobacter chromiiresistens genome has a window encoding:
- a CDS encoding amino acid ABC transporter permease: MSQAPHSAGARHPEPEFAPSAIELERRGYRRARKRQSVLISIASTLVFAAVLVLVLVNSPGWDAVRETFFDPAIAVEAFPRVIKGLWLNIQVLFVAAIGVAVLGTLLAIARTLKGPVFTPLRLIAAGYTDLFRGIPVLLVLYLVGFGIPGLELTGRLPAQFWGTIALILCYSAYVSEVLRAGIDAVHPSQRLAARSLGLSHAKTLRLVVMPQAVRKVTPALMNDFVSMQKDVGLISVLGAVDAIRAAQIEVASSYNFTPYVLAGVLFVLLSLPFIRLTDWLTARAQRREQIGGAV, translated from the coding sequence GTGAGTCAAGCCCCGCACTCCGCAGGCGCGCGGCACCCGGAACCGGAGTTCGCCCCGAGCGCCATCGAGCTCGAACGGCGCGGCTACCGGCGCGCCCGTAAACGCCAATCGGTGCTGATCAGCATCGCCAGCACGCTGGTGTTCGCCGCCGTACTCGTCCTCGTGCTCGTGAACAGCCCCGGCTGGGATGCGGTGCGCGAGACCTTCTTCGACCCCGCGATCGCGGTCGAGGCGTTCCCGCGCGTCATCAAGGGTCTCTGGCTCAACATCCAGGTGCTCTTCGTCGCCGCGATCGGCGTCGCCGTTCTCGGCACGCTGCTCGCGATCGCGCGCACCCTGAAGGGCCCGGTGTTCACGCCGCTTCGGCTGATCGCCGCGGGGTACACCGATCTCTTCCGCGGCATCCCCGTGCTGCTCGTGCTCTACCTGGTCGGGTTCGGCATCCCGGGGCTCGAACTTACGGGCCGCCTGCCGGCGCAGTTCTGGGGCACCATCGCGCTGATCCTCTGCTACTCGGCGTATGTGTCGGAGGTGCTCCGCGCCGGCATCGACGCCGTGCACCCCTCGCAGCGCCTCGCTGCCCGTTCCCTCGGACTCAGTCACGCGAAGACGCTGCGACTCGTCGTGATGCCGCAGGCGGTGCGCAAGGTCACCCCGGCTCTCATGAACGACTTCGTGTCGATGCAGAAGGACGTCGGGCTGATCTCCGTGCTCGGCGCGGTCGATGCGATCCGGGCCGCGCAGATCGAGGTGGCCTCGAGCTACAACTTCACGCCGTACGTGCTCGCGGGCGTGCTCTTCGTGCTGCTCTCGTTGCCCTTCATCAGGTTGACGGACTGGCTGACGGCGCGCGCCCAGCGGCGCGAGCAGATCGGAGGCGCGGTATGA
- a CDS encoding YchJ family protein: MGYASCCGPLHAGGAAPSAERLMRSRFSAFALGDAPYLLATWDPETRPDSVELDADTEWKRLFVEETEAGGPFNAVGMVTFTAIARGPEGRIELRERSRFRRSDAGGRWVYVDGEAPQ, from the coding sequence ATGGGCTACGCGTCGTGCTGTGGCCCGCTGCACGCGGGCGGGGCCGCGCCCTCCGCGGAGCGCCTGATGCGGTCGCGCTTCAGCGCATTCGCGCTCGGCGACGCCCCCTATCTGCTCGCGACGTGGGATCCCGAGACGCGGCCGGATTCGGTCGAGCTCGACGCCGACACCGAGTGGAAGCGGCTGTTCGTCGAGGAGACGGAGGCGGGCGGCCCGTTCAACGCCGTCGGAATGGTGACCTTCACCGCGATCGCTCGCGGCCCGGAGGGTCGCATCGAGCTCAGGGAGCGCAGTCGGTTCCGCAGGTCCGACGCGGGCGGGCGCTGGGTGTACGTCGACGGCGAGGCCCCGCAGTAG
- a CDS encoding ABC transporter substrate-binding protein, giving the protein MPRQFRCATAVAVGAAALLALSACSGGGGEAGDDDGVGPVAEGKLTIATGEPAYAPWVIDDAPESGEGFEAAVAYAVAEELGFAKDDVEWVRTSFDAAIAPGPKDFDLNIQQFSVSEERERAVDFSAPYYETTQAVVAAGGTDAAKATSIADLKDAALGVASGTTSLTVAEDVIAPTTDLQVFNSVDDAVAALQNGTIDALVTDLPGAFYVRDAQLDDGVIVGQLDSAEGGDEFAFVLPKDSSLTDEVSDAVEALRENGTLDDLAAEWIADQGAPVLE; this is encoded by the coding sequence ATGCCTCGTCAGTTCCGCTGTGCCACGGCCGTCGCCGTCGGAGCCGCAGCACTTCTCGCGCTCTCCGCATGCAGCGGCGGCGGTGGCGAAGCCGGCGACGACGACGGGGTCGGTCCCGTCGCCGAGGGCAAGCTCACCATCGCCACCGGCGAGCCCGCATACGCCCCCTGGGTGATCGACGACGCCCCGGAGAGCGGCGAGGGCTTCGAAGCCGCAGTCGCGTACGCCGTGGCCGAGGAGCTCGGGTTCGCGAAGGACGACGTCGAGTGGGTGCGCACGAGCTTCGACGCCGCGATCGCGCCGGGGCCGAAGGACTTCGATCTCAACATCCAGCAGTTCTCGGTGAGCGAGGAGCGCGAGCGCGCCGTCGACTTCTCCGCCCCGTACTACGAGACCACGCAGGCCGTCGTCGCCGCCGGCGGCACGGATGCGGCGAAGGCCACGAGCATCGCCGACCTCAAGGATGCGGCGCTCGGCGTCGCCTCGGGCACGACCTCGCTGACCGTCGCGGAGGACGTCATCGCGCCCACCACCGATCTGCAGGTCTTCAACAGCGTCGACGACGCCGTCGCCGCCCTGCAGAACGGCACGATCGACGCGCTCGTCACCGACCTCCCCGGCGCGTTCTACGTGCGCGACGCCCAGCTCGACGACGGCGTGATCGTCGGCCAGCTCGACTCGGCCGAGGGCGGCGACGAGTTCGCATTCGTGCTGCCGAAGGACTCGTCGCTGACCGACGAGGTCTCCGACGCGGTCGAGGCGCTCCGCGAGAACGGCACCCTCGACGATCTCGCCGCAGAGTGGATCGCCGACCAGGGCGCGCCGGTACTGGAGTAG
- a CDS encoding LysR family transcriptional regulator — translation MELPGAMPPVRSSISEVHVLDFRQLQALSAVASEGSVARAAKRLGWSQPTVDYHLRNLDRLVGTDLTTRSTRGSKLTTAGALMLERGDEMLSLADRALTDVRDLAQLGKIRLRFGTFPTAASRLLPGIATRVAELGIELDATLEELAPLITRINQHTLDAALVYAAGGYRLPFRSEVHTTHLFTDPMLLALPASHPAAAQSSFDRRSLLALSSDSWVMGSTPGDTLDDLVREVFASEGLQVNVAIRTDDYSVVLGLIAAGMAVALVPSLVSFNPPDGVALRPIDDPMFARELLLAAPAGPGGPSAAVRQLAEAVRRSISALG, via the coding sequence ATGGAACTCCCCGGGGCGATGCCGCCCGTTCGATCCAGTATTTCCGAGGTGCACGTGCTCGACTTCAGACAGCTGCAGGCGCTCAGCGCCGTCGCCTCCGAGGGGTCGGTGGCCCGCGCGGCGAAGCGGCTGGGGTGGAGCCAGCCCACGGTCGACTACCACCTGCGCAACCTCGACCGGCTCGTCGGCACCGACCTCACCACGCGCAGCACGCGGGGCAGCAAGCTCACGACGGCGGGCGCGCTCATGCTCGAGCGCGGCGACGAGATGCTGAGCCTGGCCGACCGAGCCCTGACCGATGTGCGCGACCTCGCGCAGCTCGGAAAGATCCGCCTCCGCTTCGGCACGTTTCCCACCGCCGCGTCCCGTCTGCTGCCGGGCATCGCCACGCGCGTCGCCGAGCTCGGCATCGAACTCGACGCGACGCTCGAGGAGCTCGCGCCCCTCATCACCCGCATCAACCAGCACACCCTCGACGCGGCGCTCGTGTACGCCGCCGGGGGGTACCGGCTCCCCTTCCGCTCGGAGGTGCACACCACGCACCTGTTCACGGACCCGATGCTGCTCGCCCTGCCCGCCTCGCACCCGGCGGCGGCGCAGTCGTCGTTCGACCGCCGCAGCCTGCTCGCGCTGTCCAGCGACAGCTGGGTGATGGGCTCCACCCCGGGCGACACGCTCGACGATCTCGTGCGCGAGGTCTTCGCGTCGGAGGGTCTGCAGGTCAACGTCGCCATCCGCACGGACGACTACTCGGTGGTGCTCGGACTCATCGCCGCGGGCATGGCGGTCGCCCTCGTGCCGAGCCTCGTGAGCTTCAACCCTCCCGACGGCGTCGCCCTGCGCCCCATCGACGATCCGATGTTCGCGCGCGAGCTGCTGCTCGCCGCCCCGGCGGGGCCGGGAGGCCCCTCGGCCGCCGTGCGACAGCTCGCCGAAGCCGTGCGGCGGTCGATCAGCGCGCTGGGCTAG
- a CDS encoding amino acid ABC transporter ATP-binding protein produces MSAQNSSPQPVLDVQGVHKRFAAQHVLRGIDLTVHRHEAVVLIGASGSGKSTLLKTVNLLEQIDDGRIVLAGDDITDPRADVDAVRARIGVVFQHYNLFPHMTVLANVVLAMRKVFGAPRAEAERRGLELLARIGLGDKAGEYPDRLSGGQQQRVAIVRAIATNPELLLLDEITSALDPQLVGEVLDLVSELKASGSTIVMATHEMSFARRVADRVVYLKDGVIIESGTPEQIFEHPQRAETREFLARLSDPFTA; encoded by the coding sequence ATGAGCGCGCAGAATTCTTCGCCGCAGCCGGTGCTCGACGTGCAGGGCGTGCACAAGCGCTTCGCCGCGCAGCACGTGCTGCGCGGCATCGACCTGACCGTGCACCGGCACGAGGCGGTCGTGCTGATCGGCGCCTCCGGATCGGGCAAGTCGACCCTGCTGAAAACCGTCAACCTGCTGGAGCAGATCGACGACGGCCGCATCGTGCTCGCCGGCGACGACATCACCGACCCGCGAGCGGACGTCGACGCGGTGCGGGCGAGGATCGGCGTCGTCTTCCAGCACTACAACCTGTTCCCGCACATGACGGTGCTCGCGAACGTCGTGCTCGCCATGCGCAAGGTCTTCGGAGCGCCGCGGGCGGAGGCGGAGCGGCGCGGGCTCGAACTGCTCGCGCGCATCGGCCTCGGCGACAAGGCGGGGGAGTACCCCGACCGGCTCTCGGGCGGTCAGCAGCAGCGCGTCGCGATCGTGCGCGCGATCGCGACGAACCCGGAGCTGCTGCTGCTCGACGAGATCACGAGCGCGCTCGACCCGCAGCTCGTGGGCGAGGTGCTCGATCTCGTGAGCGAGCTCAAGGCGTCGGGCTCGACCATCGTCATGGCGACCCACGAGATGTCGTTCGCGCGCCGCGTCGCCGACCGCGTCGTCTACCTCAAAGACGGCGTGATCATCGAGTCGGGCACCCCCGAGCAGATCTTCGAGCACCCGCAGCGCGCGGAGACGCGGGAGTTCCTCGCGCGGCTGAGCGACCCGTTCACCGCGTGA
- a CDS encoding aminotransferase class I/II-fold pyridoxal phosphate-dependent enzyme: MLDQESRIDPRQSPLGGESPSAIVAGGAAAEVAAPNDGERIADAQRSAPYAEALQRFAEARPMSLMVPGHGTGAKHGGEHLFELIGERAAAVDIPLMLDGIDLGEHSPLAQAQQLAAEAWGARRTWFLTNGASQANRTAAISVRGLGERVLVQRSMHSSFTDGVLLAGLVPAFVQPAIDSRHGIAHGLTPEALDAALTREAAAGRAVASVYVVSPSYFGSTADVAGLAEVAHAHDAALIVDGAWGAHFGFHPGLPDSPARLGADLVVSSTHKLAGSLTQSAMLHLGDGPFAERLESLVERAYSMTASTSMSSLLMGSLDETRRALVLGERRIGEALRASDALRDRLRADARFAVVSDGFDAFPDIVDVDRLRVPIDVSALGRSGHWVRARLSAEHGIYVEMSTATAIVAVIGALTVPDVDRVMSALHEVADAALADPDPHAAADAFPELPAPGELRALPRDAFFGSSEVVAAEAAVGRISADTLAAYPPGIPNLLPGEEITAETVAFLRAVAASPTGYVRGAVDAEVSGIRVVTA; this comes from the coding sequence ATGCTGGATCAGGAATCACGTATCGACCCCCGTCAGTCGCCCCTCGGGGGCGAATCGCCGAGCGCGATCGTCGCGGGGGGAGCCGCGGCGGAGGTCGCGGCGCCGAACGACGGCGAGCGGATCGCCGACGCCCAGCGCAGCGCGCCCTATGCGGAGGCGCTGCAGCGCTTCGCGGAGGCGCGCCCCATGTCGCTCATGGTGCCGGGGCACGGCACCGGCGCGAAGCACGGCGGCGAGCACCTCTTCGAACTCATCGGAGAGCGCGCCGCCGCGGTCGACATCCCGCTCATGCTCGACGGCATCGACCTCGGCGAGCACTCGCCCCTCGCGCAGGCGCAGCAGCTCGCCGCCGAAGCGTGGGGCGCGCGCCGCACCTGGTTCCTGACGAACGGGGCGTCGCAGGCGAACCGCACCGCCGCGATCTCGGTGCGCGGGCTCGGAGAGCGCGTGCTCGTGCAGCGCAGCATGCACTCGAGCTTCACCGACGGCGTGCTGCTTGCCGGGCTCGTGCCCGCCTTCGTGCAGCCCGCGATCGACTCCCGCCACGGCATCGCGCACGGGCTGACGCCCGAGGCCCTCGACGCGGCGCTGACCCGCGAGGCGGCCGCGGGCCGTGCCGTGGCGAGCGTCTACGTCGTGTCGCCGAGCTACTTCGGGTCGACGGCCGATGTCGCCGGGCTCGCCGAGGTCGCGCACGCGCACGATGCCGCGCTCATCGTGGACGGCGCCTGGGGCGCCCACTTCGGCTTCCATCCCGGGCTGCCCGATTCGCCGGCGCGGCTGGGGGCCGACCTGGTGGTCTCGAGCACGCACAAGCTCGCGGGCTCGCTCACGCAGTCGGCGATGCTGCATCTCGGCGACGGTCCGTTCGCCGAGCGTCTCGAATCGCTCGTGGAGCGCGCCTACTCGATGACGGCGTCGACCTCGATGAGCAGCCTCCTCATGGGATCGCTCGATGAGACCCGGCGCGCGCTCGTGCTCGGGGAGCGCCGTATCGGCGAGGCACTGCGGGCGTCGGACGCCCTGCGGGATCGACTGCGCGCCGACGCGCGATTCGCCGTCGTCAGCGACGGCTTCGACGCCTTCCCCGACATCGTGGATGTCGATCGGCTGCGGGTGCCGATCGACGTCTCGGCGCTCGGGCGCAGCGGGCACTGGGTGCGGGCGCGCCTGAGCGCCGAACACGGCATCTACGTCGAGATGTCGACGGCGACGGCCATCGTCGCGGTCATCGGGGCGCTCACGGTTCCCGATGTAGATCGCGTCATGAGCGCGCTCCACGAGGTCGCCGACGCGGCGCTCGCCGATCCCGATCCCCACGCGGCGGCGGACGCATTCCCGGAGCTCCCGGCTCCGGGCGAACTCCGTGCCCTGCCGCGCGACGCCTTCTTCGGCTCCAGCGAGGTCGTCGCGGCCGAGGCCGCGGTCGGGCGCATCTCCGCGGACACCCTAGCGGCGTACCCGCCGGGCATTCCGAACCTGCTGCCCGGCGAGGAGATCACCGCTGAGACCGTCGCGTTCCTGCGTGCGGTCGCGGCGTCGCCGACGGGCTACGTGCGCGGCGCCGTCGACGCGGAGGTCTCGGGGATCCGCGTCGTCACGGCCTGA
- a CDS encoding MDR family MFS transporter: MTSDTASIRLPKPADDPIDPAGMRVIWLLLVAAFVAILNETTMAIAIPELNRTLGIPPELGQWLTSAFMLTMAVVIPTTGFLLQRFTTRQVFLAAIGTFVLGTAICLIAPGFPALLAGRVVQAAGTGIMMPLLMTTVMNVVPARSRGRMMGRVGLVISLAPALGPTLSGVVLDTLGWRWLFGIILPIAVIALLLGAKWMTNLGETTHAPIDVLSIVLSAFAFGGIVFGLSQIGGHGGSAGGRGVPPALIVGVGVVFLAVFVWRQLVLQRRDDALLDLRVFTSRNYVLAVVIMAIISLAMFGTFSLLPLYLQNVAGLDPTAAGLVLLPGSVLMGVLGPVMGRVYDARGPRVLLIPGTMLIAAAMFVYSTVGTHTPMWFLMLVQIAMSLGLAGSFTPLFSASLGSLQRSLYSHGSAVLNTLQQVGGAAGTAVLISIYSSALHAGEAEGLSVADAGAPGANMAFFTAACIALVPVALSFFVSKPVEGDAPVHAGH; the protein is encoded by the coding sequence GTGACATCCGACACCGCATCCATTCGGCTGCCCAAGCCCGCCGACGACCCGATCGATCCCGCAGGCATGCGCGTGATCTGGTTGCTGCTGGTCGCCGCATTCGTGGCCATCCTCAACGAGACCACGATGGCGATCGCCATCCCCGAGCTCAACCGCACGCTCGGCATCCCGCCCGAGCTCGGGCAGTGGCTGACGAGCGCATTCATGCTCACGATGGCCGTGGTGATTCCCACGACCGGCTTCCTGTTGCAGCGCTTCACCACGCGGCAGGTCTTCCTCGCCGCGATCGGCACGTTCGTGCTGGGTACCGCCATCTGCCTCATCGCGCCGGGCTTCCCGGCGCTTCTCGCCGGGCGCGTCGTGCAGGCCGCCGGCACCGGCATCATGATGCCGCTGCTCATGACCACGGTGATGAACGTCGTTCCGGCGCGCTCGCGCGGCCGCATGATGGGCCGCGTCGGCCTCGTGATCAGCCTGGCGCCGGCGCTCGGGCCGACCCTGTCGGGCGTCGTGCTCGACACGCTCGGCTGGCGCTGGCTCTTCGGCATCATCCTGCCGATCGCCGTCATCGCGCTGCTGCTGGGGGCGAAGTGGATGACCAACCTGGGCGAGACGACTCACGCACCGATCGACGTGCTCTCGATCGTGCTCTCGGCCTTCGCGTTCGGCGGCATCGTGTTCGGGCTCAGCCAGATCGGCGGGCACGGGGGCTCCGCCGGCGGCCGCGGCGTGCCGCCCGCGCTGATCGTGGGGGTCGGCGTGGTCTTCCTGGCCGTGTTCGTCTGGCGGCAGCTGGTGCTGCAGCGACGGGACGACGCGCTGCTCGACCTCCGCGTCTTCACCTCGCGCAACTACGTGCTCGCCGTCGTGATCATGGCGATCATCTCTCTGGCGATGTTCGGCACGTTCTCGCTGCTGCCCCTCTACCTGCAGAACGTCGCGGGCCTCGATCCGACCGCGGCCGGTCTCGTGCTGCTGCCGGGCTCGGTGCTCATGGGCGTGCTGGGGCCGGTGATGGGCCGCGTGTACGACGCCCGCGGCCCGCGCGTGCTGCTGATCCCGGGGACGATGCTCATCGCGGCGGCCATGTTCGTCTACTCGACGGTCGGCACGCACACCCCGATGTGGTTCCTCATGCTCGTGCAGATCGCGATGTCGCTCGGACTCGCGGGCTCGTTCACGCCGCTCTTCTCGGCATCGCTCGGGTCGCTGCAGCGCTCGCTCTACTCGCACGGCTCGGCGGTGCTGAATACGCTGCAGCAGGTGGGCGGCGCCGCGGGCACCGCGGTGCTGATCTCGATCTACTCGAGCGCGCTGCACGCGGGCGAGGCCGAGGGCCTCTCGGTGGCGGATGCGGGCGCGCCGGGCGCGAACATGGCGTTCTTCACCGCGGCGTGCATCGCGCTCGTGCCGGTGGCGCTGTCGTTCTTCGTCTCGAAGCCCGTGGAGGGCGACGCGCCGGTGCACGCCGGGCACTGA
- a CDS encoding aminopeptidase P family protein, which produces MTESSKTTHEVEIDNSNRSTTPQTDAFVEYLSTQWADRPDVLPQPSPVAAHAEARRRAFSAHFPGERVVVAAGAMKQRSNDTFYPYRAHSAFAHLTGWGSASEPGAVLVFEPRDGGHDATVYFRERAGRDSDEFFANPEIGEFWIGPRPSLEQVSAALGVATAPLAAFIAGDGDRTLDDPDVARVASELRLVKDAFELAEMQAAVDATAQGFDDVLAALPQASGHPRGERVVEGVFNQRARLEGNTVGYETIAASGPHACTLHWIQNDGAVREGDLLLLDAGVELDSLYTADITRTVPVSGTFTEVQRRVYDAVLEAADAARAIVRPGIRFRDVHAAAMEVIERRTREWGLLPEDDGTAYYRRYMVHGTSHHLGMDVHDCAQARRDMYMDGVVEPGMVFTIEPGLYFQPDDLTVPAEYRGIGVRIEDDIVVTEGGCVNLSAGIPRTASDVEAWVQRLRESRASAVNAAG; this is translated from the coding sequence ATGACCGAGAGCAGCAAGACCACTCACGAGGTGGAGATCGACAACAGCAACCGGAGCACGACTCCGCAGACCGACGCGTTCGTGGAGTACCTCTCGACGCAGTGGGCCGACCGCCCCGACGTGCTCCCCCAGCCGTCTCCCGTCGCGGCCCACGCGGAGGCGCGACGACGGGCCTTCTCGGCGCACTTCCCCGGCGAACGGGTCGTGGTCGCCGCCGGCGCCATGAAGCAGCGCTCGAACGACACCTTCTACCCCTACCGCGCGCACAGCGCCTTCGCGCACCTCACGGGGTGGGGCTCGGCGAGCGAACCGGGTGCCGTGCTCGTCTTCGAGCCGCGCGACGGCGGGCACGACGCGACCGTGTACTTCCGCGAGCGGGCGGGTCGCGACAGCGACGAGTTCTTCGCGAACCCCGAGATCGGGGAGTTCTGGATCGGCCCCCGTCCGTCGCTCGAGCAGGTCTCGGCCGCTCTCGGCGTGGCCACGGCCCCGCTCGCCGCGTTCATCGCGGGCGACGGCGACCGCACGCTCGACGACCCCGATGTGGCCCGCGTCGCCTCCGAACTGCGCCTGGTGAAGGACGCCTTCGAGCTGGCGGAGATGCAGGCCGCGGTCGACGCGACCGCGCAGGGCTTCGACGACGTGCTCGCCGCGCTGCCCCAGGCGAGCGGGCACCCGCGCGGCGAACGCGTGGTCGAGGGCGTGTTCAACCAGCGGGCGCGCCTCGAGGGCAACACGGTCGGCTACGAGACGATCGCCGCCTCCGGCCCGCACGCGTGCACGCTGCACTGGATCCAGAACGACGGCGCCGTGCGCGAGGGCGACCTGCTGCTGCTCGACGCCGGGGTCGAGCTCGACAGTCTCTACACCGCCGACATCACCCGCACCGTGCCCGTCTCGGGCACCTTCACCGAGGTGCAGCGCCGCGTGTACGACGCCGTGCTCGAAGCCGCGGACGCCGCACGCGCGATCGTGCGGCCCGGCATCCGCTTCCGCGACGTGCACGCCGCCGCGATGGAGGTCATCGAGCGCCGCACCCGCGAGTGGGGCCTTCTCCCCGAGGACGACGGCACGGCCTACTACCGCAGGTACATGGTGCACGGCACCAGCCACCACCTCGGCATGGACGTCCACGACTGCGCACAGGCGCGTCGCGACATGTACATGGACGGCGTGGTGGAGCCGGGAATGGTGTTCACCATCGAGCCCGGCCTGTACTTCCAGCCCGACGATCTCACCGTGCCCGCCGAGTACCGCGGCATCGGGGTGCGCATCGAGGACGACATCGTGGTGACGGAGGGCGGCTGCGTCAACCTCTCTGCCGGAATCCCCCGCACCGCGAGCGACGTCGAGGCGTGGGTGCAGCGGCTGCGCGAGTCTCGCGCATCGGCGGTGAACGCGGCCGGGTGA
- a CDS encoding DUF885 domain-containing protein — protein sequence MEQREQTAIDRIAEAWVDTLVEHDPTIGTYIGRTGGGLPDLSPAGHEALAADQRRMLTELVAVAPADEVDAVTRADLEAELRLSLAQHDAGEHLRDLNVIASPTQNLRDVFDLMPTDTEADWSQVSDRLRAVPAALAGYRETLADGVRQGLVPAIRQVEEVAQQARRTAGTPEEPGFFGRLAGSSGIAAESAIELAAAAASASSAYAELADFLERDVAPHAPSADAFGRDRYALASEAFLGAKIDLDETYEWGLEELARMVAEQERTAAEIVGGRPRPGIVAEAIAKLDRDPSRKLHGTDALQRWMQETSDRAVAELAGTQFEIPQEIRSLECRIAPTQEGGIYYTGPSDDFSRPGRMWWSVPEGVTEFDTWRELTTVYHEGVPGHHLQIGQAVVNRGSLNEWRRQLAGTSGHAEGWALYAERLMEQLGYLDDPADRLGMLDGQRMRAARVVLDIGVHLGKRRPDGGVWDGEYAFGFLAENVNMNDGFVRFEVLRYLGWAGQAPSYKVGQRIWEGLRDQAAARAGESFDIRSFHREALALGGVRLDTLERALNGGLGA from the coding sequence ATGGAACAGCGCGAGCAGACCGCGATCGACCGCATCGCCGAGGCCTGGGTGGACACCCTCGTGGAGCACGACCCGACAATCGGCACGTACATCGGGCGCACGGGCGGCGGGCTGCCCGATCTCTCGCCCGCGGGGCACGAGGCCCTCGCGGCGGACCAGCGGCGGATGCTCACCGAGCTCGTGGCCGTCGCTCCCGCCGACGAGGTCGACGCCGTAACCCGCGCCGACCTGGAGGCCGAGCTGCGCCTCTCGCTCGCGCAGCACGACGCGGGGGAGCACCTGCGAGACCTCAACGTCATCGCGTCGCCGACGCAGAACCTCCGCGACGTGTTCGACCTCATGCCGACCGACACGGAGGCGGACTGGTCGCAGGTCTCCGACCGGCTGCGCGCGGTGCCCGCCGCACTCGCCGGATACCGGGAGACCCTCGCCGACGGCGTGCGGCAGGGGCTCGTTCCGGCGATCCGCCAGGTCGAGGAGGTCGCGCAGCAGGCGCGCCGCACCGCGGGCACCCCCGAGGAGCCGGGGTTCTTCGGCCGACTCGCGGGATCGTCGGGGATCGCGGCCGAGTCCGCCATCGAGCTGGCCGCGGCGGCGGCCTCCGCTTCGAGCGCCTACGCCGAGCTCGCCGACTTCCTGGAGCGCGACGTCGCCCCGCATGCGCCCTCCGCCGACGCCTTCGGGCGCGACCGGTACGCGCTCGCATCCGAGGCATTCCTCGGGGCGAAGATCGATCTCGACGAGACGTACGAATGGGGCCTCGAAGAGCTCGCGCGCATGGTCGCCGAGCAGGAGCGGACCGCCGCCGAGATCGTCGGAGGACGGCCGCGGCCCGGCATCGTCGCGGAGGCGATCGCGAAGCTCGATCGCGACCCCTCGCGCAAGCTGCACGGCACCGACGCCCTGCAGCGGTGGATGCAGGAGACGAGCGATCGCGCGGTCGCGGAGCTCGCCGGCACGCAGTTCGAGATCCCGCAGGAGATCCGATCGCTCGAGTGCCGCATCGCCCCGACCCAGGAGGGCGGCATCTACTACACGGGCCCGAGCGACGACTTCTCCCGACCCGGTCGCATGTGGTGGTCGGTGCCCGAGGGCGTCACGGAGTTCGACACCTGGCGCGAGCTGACGACGGTCTACCACGAGGGGGTTCCCGGCCACCACCTGCAGATCGGGCAGGCCGTCGTGAACCGCGGCTCCCTGAACGAGTGGCGGCGCCAGCTCGCGGGCACCTCGGGGCACGCCGAGGGCTGGGCGCTGTACGCGGAGCGGCTGATGGAGCAGCTGGGGTACCTCGACGACCCCGCCGATCGCCTCGGGATGCTCGACGGGCAGCGCATGCGCGCCGCCCGCGTCGTGCTCGACATCGGCGTGCACCTCGGCAAGCGCCGCCCCGACGGCGGGGTGTGGGACGGCGAGTACGCCTTCGGATTCCTGGCGGAGAACGTGAACATGAACGACGGCTTCGTGCGCTTCGAGGTGCTGCGGTACCTGGGCTGGGCGGGGCAGGCGCCCTCCTACAAGGTCGGGCAGCGCATCTGGGAGGGGCTCCGCGATCAGGCGGCGGCGCGCGCGGGCGAGTCGTTCGACATCCGCTCCTTCCACCGCGAGGCCCTCGCGCTCGGCGGCGTGCGTCTCGACACGCTCGAGCGCGCGCTGAACGGCGGGCTCGGGGCGTGA